The segment ATCGTCACTTTCCTTGCCTTTAAAGGTAAAACGAAAGCTTGAAACCGGTTTGCGGTTAAAGAAATCCTTCAACAATTGAGTCGCCTGGGACTGTGCATAAATACCTTCTTTTCCCTGGATCTGAAGTAAAAGCTTGTCTTTTCCGTAGGAAACAATCTTAGCAGCATCTTCCCGTCCGAATGCCTGTTCAACAGCCGTGAAATTTGCATCCGTAACAGAATGAAGTGATAAAACCAAAGAAGCTATTAGTGATAAAATAAAGCCCATATTTCAATTGTTGTGTCCCGTCGCATCAACAAATATAATGCCTAAAATGAAATCCCGCTAATTCTCTACTGTTTTTGTAGATTATTCTGCTTTTCAACCCGGTGATCAAGCAAAAAAAGGGCCGGCTTTCGAGCAATTTTCGGGCACTAACTACAATTTTCGTATATTCGTTGCATGCAGGTAACACTACTTTGTATCGGTAAAACGGGAAAAAAATTCCTGGAAGAAGGAGAACAGGAATATTTGAAACGGCTTCGCCATTATATTTCGTTTCAATTACAGATTATTCCGGATATCAAACAAGCTAAAAGTTTATCGCAAAGCCAGATCAAGCAGCGGGAAGGAGAACTGATCCTCGAAAAAATAAATCCAACAGACACACTCATTCTTCTGGATGAAAAAGGAAAGGAATTCAGTTCGATGGATTTTTCTGCTTACCTGCAGGACCAGTTTAATCGCGGTGGCAAACACATTTATTTTGTCGTGGGCGGACCTTACGGATTCAGTGAAGAAGTTTACCAGCGGGCAAACGGAAAAATCTCGCTTTCACAGATGACTTTTTCCCATCAGATGATCCGTTTATTCTTTATTGAGCAAGTCTACCGGGCCATGACCATTTTGAGAAATGAACCGTATCATCATCAGTAGTTATGAATTATAAGTATTTCTCATTTACCTTCAGTGATTATGTTTTCACCGCTGCATGGCTGATCGTGTGCATTATCATTGCCTTGGCCATTTACCTGAGAAATGCTAAAAACCCCGATTACCGTTATTTCATACCGCATTTTTGCTGGAAAATCTTTCTGGGAATTGCGTTCGCAACATTCTATGTGTACACTTACGGAAGTGGTGATACAACCGCCTATTATCAGGGAGCGGAATGTCTGAAGAACCTGGCTTATGAGGATTTCGGAGACTACCTGCACGAACTGATTTCCGGCCCGTCGAGGGATTACCTGCCTTCCTATTACAATTCCCATACAGGCATTCCACCGATCTGGGTCTACAAAGAACCCAACTCCTGGTTTATCTGTAAACTGGCAAGTTTTTTCTCCTTTTTCACGTTTAACAGTTACCTGGCATTAAACCTCATCTTTTCGTTTATTTCCACCCTCATTACCTGGCGTTTCTTTCTGTTTGCAAGATCATTTCTGCAGGTTAAAGTGCGGTATGTAGCCATTTCCATCTTATTTATTCCGACCGTAGGTTTTTGGTGCACGGGATTGCTGAAAGACACGGTTGTATACTGTGCCAGTTTAGTTCTTTTCATGAATCTCATCAAACTGCTTAACGGGATATCACTCAAAAATATCCTGTTTATCCTGCTTGCATCATACATTATCGGTTCTACCCGCTCGTTTGTACTGATTTCCATCCTGATTCCCTTTTTTATTACCGTCTTCTTCCAATACAGCCGCCGTGCACCTTTCACCATTCGCCTGGCAACGCGGATGATCGGCATCGGAATGTCTGTTCTGTTAGTCTTTGTTTATTTCCGGTTTTCAAGTTCTTTTGAAGAATTGTCTTCTCAAAACCTGATTTCTACGGCAGAAACAATTTACAACGACTTTCAGCAAAATCAGGGATATACGGGAAAAAGATACGATCTGGGAATCACGGAATTTACGGCTGTAAACATGTTGCGCGCAACCCCTACAGCCATCTTTACAGCCATTTACCGGCCCTTCATTTGGGAATCAAACAGTTTCTTCATGCTTTTGAACGGTTTGGAAAGTTTGGTTTTGCTCTATTTTACCCTGAAACTATTCCGGAAACGGGACAAAACACTTCCTCCCATGTCGGAGAAAGCCCGGATATTTTTCACGATTTGTTTATTCTCCTGTCTGATCATGGCATTTTTCGTAGGCTTAACCTCCGGTCTTTTCGGGGTATTAGTTCGGCTGAAAGCACCTTTGCTCCCATTCTTCCTGTTATTCGTTTTCCATCGGATTACAGATTCCAACACTCCCGTAACAAATGAAAAAAACGCTCTTCACTAACCGATTTGCAGAAATCCTGCTTCTGGCTCTCATCCGTTTGGCCGGCTCCAGGCCCTGGGTTTTTAAATTCGTGCCTCCCAATAAGGATTACAAACCGGGAAGCCATCGAAAAGCAAAGCGAAAAGGAATCTCTTACCAATTGGATATCAGCGACTACCAGGAATGGCTGGTTTACTTCCATTGCAAAACCGATTCAAGTGATTATCTCCTGGATTACCTCGAAAAATCAACCGTTATTTTTGACATCGGGGCAAATATCGGTCAAACGGCGTTCAACATGTCGCTGGTACAGCAATCCAAAGGCTTACACCCGGTGATTTATGCTTTTGAGCCGTATCCCAAAACATTCGGAAAGCTGGAACGCAACATCGGGAACAACCCCGCATTGATCGTCAAAGCATATAACCTGGGTCTGGGAAGTGAAAAGGGTTCTCTTCACATGATGCAACACAATGCATGGAACAGCGGAGGATTCCGGATGACTTCCGACACCAGTAACAGTATCGTTGTGCCTGTTATTTCACTGGATGAATTTGTTTCGGAAAATCAGATCCCTGCTATTGACTTTATTAAAATAGATGTGGAAGGCTTTGAACTCGAAGTACTCAAAGGCGCCCGGCAAACAATCCGCAGGTTCCGGCCCGTTATCGTATTCGAATACAGCGTTGAAAACATCCTGGCCCAGCAGGGAAACATTCCGGAGGCCTTGGATGAACTGGTAAAAAACAACTATAAAATCAGTACAAAAGAAGGAATCAGCGACTTGAAAGCCATCCTGGAACTTGAAGACCAGACGGATTTGATTTGCATTCCGAATTAATTATTTCTTACCGGAATTTCCCGTTTTTTCATTACTTTGGCGCAAGATTTCTTCAGATGCAGCCAGAGAATTATTTATTGGAAATAAAGTCAAAAAGCAAGTTCAGCTTTGGGTTCAAAGAAATTCTGAATTACTGGGAATTGCTTTATTTTTTCACCTGGCGCGAAATCAAAGTCAAATACAAACAAACGCTGCTCGGCTTTGCGTGGGTAATCCTGCAGCCATTGCTGATGACGGTACTGTTTACCGTTTTCCTGGGAAAAGCCGTTTCTTCCGTGTCACATCTGAGTGTTCCTTATCACTTGTTTGCATTGAGCGGGCTGGTTATCTGGGGATTTTTCAGCAGCGGACTTTCGAATGCCGCCAATTCCATGGTGAACAATTCAAACATCATTAAGAAAATCTATTTCCCGCGCTTGATTATTCCGATTTCCGCGATCCTGAGCTCCGCAGTTGATTTTATGATCAGCCTGGTGCTTTTTTTCATTGCACTGATCTACTTCCAGGTTTCCATTAACTGGTTACATCTATTGTTTATTCCTGTAGCTTTGATTCTTATCGCTCTTTCCACCTTGGGAATCGGGATGTTCCTGGCAGCACTGAATATCAAATACCGCGATGTGCGTTACGCCCTTCCTTTTTTTATCCAGGGAATGCTCTTCGTTTCACCCATCATGTTCCCGATTTCCATTACCTCCAACAAGATTGCAGCAACTATTTTACAGTTCAACCCGGTTGCAGGTGCCCTGGAATTGATCCGGAGTGTTTTTACCCAGTACGAAATGAATGTCACCACGATCATTTACAGCAGTATTTCTGCCGCTGTGCTATTCATTTTAGGATTGTATTACTTCCGGAAAACAGAAGCTTACTTTGCCGATTTAGCATAAATTTGAATCCTTGAACGTGAAACCGATTTTAGAAATAGATGCTGTCAGCAAACAATACCTGATCCAAAAATCGGGTCAGCAGCCTTATTTGAGCCTGCGCGATTCGCTTTCAAACGCATTCCGGAGAAACAACAAAGAAGCTTTCTGGGCTTTGAAAGATGTTTCCTTTGATGTAAAACCGGGAGAAAGTATCGGAATTATCGGCAAAAACGGAGCAGGGAAATCCACGCTTCTGAAAATCCTGTC is part of the Fluviicola sp. genome and harbors:
- a CDS encoding DUF4783 domain-containing protein; its protein translation is MGFILSLIASLVLSLHSVTDANFTAVEQAFGREDAAKIVSYGKDKLLLQIQGKEGIYAQSQATQLLKDFFNRKPVSSFRFTFKGKESDDSPLTTGTYISKNESFRVTIKWKHLGADLRIESLSIE
- the rlmH gene encoding 23S rRNA (pseudouridine(1915)-N(3))-methyltransferase RlmH produces the protein MQVTLLCIGKTGKKFLEEGEQEYLKRLRHYISFQLQIIPDIKQAKSLSQSQIKQREGELILEKINPTDTLILLDEKGKEFSSMDFSAYLQDQFNRGGKHIYFVVGGPYGFSEEVYQRANGKISLSQMTFSHQMIRLFFIEQVYRAMTILRNEPYHHQ
- a CDS encoding ABC transporter permease; its protein translation is MQPENYLLEIKSKSKFSFGFKEILNYWELLYFFTWREIKVKYKQTLLGFAWVILQPLLMTVLFTVFLGKAVSSVSHLSVPYHLFALSGLVIWGFFSSGLSNAANSMVNNSNIIKKIYFPRLIIPISAILSSAVDFMISLVLFFIALIYFQVSINWLHLLFIPVALILIALSTLGIGMFLAALNIKYRDVRYALPFFIQGMLFVSPIMFPISITSNKIAATILQFNPVAGALELIRSVFTQYEMNVTTIIYSSISAAVLFILGLYYFRKTEAYFADLA
- a CDS encoding FkbM family methyltransferase translates to MKKTLFTNRFAEILLLALIRLAGSRPWVFKFVPPNKDYKPGSHRKAKRKGISYQLDISDYQEWLVYFHCKTDSSDYLLDYLEKSTVIFDIGANIGQTAFNMSLVQQSKGLHPVIYAFEPYPKTFGKLERNIGNNPALIVKAYNLGLGSEKGSLHMMQHNAWNSGGFRMTSDTSNSIVVPVISLDEFVSENQIPAIDFIKIDVEGFELEVLKGARQTIRRFRPVIVFEYSVENILAQQGNIPEALDELVKNNYKISTKEGISDLKAILELEDQTDLICIPN